The following proteins are encoded in a genomic region of Populus trichocarpa isolate Nisqually-1 chromosome 13, P.trichocarpa_v4.1, whole genome shotgun sequence:
- the LOC7497372 gene encoding uncharacterized protein LOC7497372, which produces MDEDGNTPLHLATSHGQSVAAFVLVRDKRVDSSIVNNENLTPYDIAEKQSKIAVEQYEKTDEMLAEDRKQFDSKNSTPADKTKDKVVDSKKQDTKKASRKHYELVDYYGAMTTLSILYFHARPKKSLYERFTSTQGKPPRKQETKSRTENLLVVAVLVVGVTFAGAIQMPQLRYKNNSSEHLQEFNSTATASRNSTALDSPTGSSLLDGYLCLDVWALNTSVVAAIILLWTNLNDVKFAPFALWFSSLMVGGSIYMMCLSFFFAVSIALGGSNYGVFAIIIIVVGIAFFVAQTLLYIQWILPPSVNQIIEGLISYYVYYISFFVLVYSWRWLTDKLPDLRRKKSNYPG; this is translated from the exons ATGGATGAGGATGGAAATACACCTTTGCATTTGGCAACAAGTCATGGTCAATCCGTGGCTGCATTTGTTCTTGTGCGTGACAAACGCGTTGATAGTTCGATTGTTAACAATGAAAATTTGACACCATATGATATTGctgaaaaacaatccaaaatagcTGTAGAGCAATATGAAAAAACAGATGAAATG CTTGCTGAGGATCGAAAGCAGTTTGATTCAAAGAACAGTACCCCTGCGGACAAGACCAAG gACAAAGTAGTTGATTCAAAGAAGCAAGACACAAAAAAGGCATCACGAAAGCACTACGAACTGGTTGATTATTATGGAGCg ATGACAACATTATCTATCTTATACTTCCATGCCCGCCCTAAGAAATCCCTATATGAGCGTTTCACTAGTACTCAAGGCAAGCCGCCAAGGAAACAGGAAACAAAGAGCAGGACAGAGAATCTTCTTGTTGTAGCGGTGCTTGTTGTTGGTGTAACCTTTGCGGGTGCTATACAGATGCCACAATTAAGGtataaaaataactcgagtGAGCATCTTCAAGAATTTAACAGCACTGCTACTGCCTCCCGGAACAGCACTGCCTTGGACAGTCCTACTGGGTCATCTCTTTTGGATGGTTATTTATGTCTTGATGTGTGGGCTTTAAATACCTCTGTGGTGGCAGCTATAATCCTTCTTTGGACAAACTTGAATGATGTCAAGTTTGCACCATTTGCACTTTGGTTTTCATCCTTAATGGTGGGTGGGTCTATTTACATGATGTGTTTGTCATTCTTTTTTGCCGTGAGCATAGCATTAGGTGGATCCAATTATGGGGTGTTCGCGATCATCATTATAGTGGTTGGGATCGCGTTTTTCGTTGCTCAAACATTGCTTTATATTCAATGGATTCTTCCACCATCCGTCAACCAAATTATTGAAGGATTGATCTCGTATTATGTCTACTACATCTCGTTTTTCGTGCTTGTCTACAGTTGGAGGTGGCTGACTGATAAACTTCCTGATCTCCGTAGAAAGAAAAGTAACTATCCAGGTTGA
- the LOC7497373 gene encoding uncharacterized protein LOC7497373 isoform X1 — protein sequence MSSAVEINIDENSIPRDHLENAMIDSQLHECVKQDNTEALKRRFQQHLTEKLVTPCGNTLLHLAVSYGSDNIIAYLVKEFPSLITMANNQNDTVLHLAAREGTAIHTIKSLVELNPSLMRMANGKRNTPLHDAVIKGNEEVAKFLVARDPEVAYYSNKNGSSPLYLAVENGNKNGILDDLLDLGASIPITREDGDALPKRKSPVHAAIEQRNIDLLEKIAKAKPELLCLTDEELGNSLHYASSICFLEGVRFLLKNFLNGAYKTNSEGNYPIHVACKNESVDLVKEFLDIFPYPKEFLNKKGQNILHVAAENGQGNVVRYILEQYQKIVEPLLNEMDEDGNTPLHLAARHGQSTAAFVLVRDKRVKNSIVNNENFTPYDVAKQQSKMAVDQYDKTDEMLAKEREQFDSKNSIPADEIQIEVNSEDVKDGKKNSTTEKSTASTGSQGKDKAVGSKHYKLLDYYGTMTTLSILYFHARPKKSLYERFTSTQGKPPRKQETKSRIENLLVVAVLVAGVTFAGAIQMPQLRDKNNSSEHLQEFNSTATASHNSTAFDSPTGSSLLDGYLCLDVWALNTSVVAAIILLWTNLNDVKFAPFALWFSSLMVGGSIYMMCLSFFFAVSIAVGGSNYGVFAIIIIVVGIVFFVAQTLLYIQWILPPSVNQIIEGKLSHYVYYISFFMLVYNWRCLIYSVPRLHKLRDLWTNFPK from the exons atGTCTAGCGCCGTAGAGATAAACATAGATGAAAACTCGATTCCGAGAGATCACTTAGAAAATGCAATGATAGATAGTCAGTTACATGAGTGTGTGAAGCAGGACAATACTGAGGCCTTGAAAAGACGTTTCCAGCAACATTTAACAGAGAAGCTAGTGACTCCCTGCGGGAATACACTGCTTCACTTAGCTGTAAGCTATGGAAGTGACAATATTATAGCTTATCTGGTTAAAGAGTTTCCTTCTCTAATCACCATGGCAAACAACCAGAACGACACAGTCCTTCATCTTGCTGCCAGAGAAGGAACGGCTATTCATACAATTAAATCTCTCGTGGAATTGAATCCGAGCTTGATGAGGATGGCAAATGGAAAGCGAAACACTCCTTTGCACGACGCAGTCATCAAGGGTAACGAAGAAGTTGCCAAATTCCTAGTTGCCAGAGATCCAGAAGTGGCCTATTACAGCAACAAGAACGGCAGTTCTCCTTTATATCTGGCTGTTGAGAATGGCAATAAGAACGGGATACTTGATGATCTCTTGGATTTGGGAGCTTCGATTCCTATAACAAGAGAAGATGGTGATGCCCTACCAAAACGAAAGTCCCCTGTTCATGCTGCCATCGAGCAACGTAACATAG aTCTATTGGAGAAAATTGCAAAAGCAAAGCCAGAGCTATTATGTCTCACTGACGAAGAGTTGGGAAATTCACTGCATTATGCATCATCCATATGTTTTCTGGAAGGAGTTCGATTCCTATTAAAGAATTTTCTCAATGGTGCTTATAAAACAAACAGTGAAGGCAACTATCCTATCCATGTTGCATGCAAAAATGAATCTGTTGATTTAGTGAAggaatttcttgatattttccCATATCCTAAAGAATTCCTCAATAAAAAAGGGCAGAATATTCTTCATGTAGCGGCTGAAAATGGACAGGGCAATGTGGTAAGGTACATACTCGAACAGTATCAGAAGATCGTAGAACCACTGCTAAATGAGATGGATGAGGATGGGAATACACCTTTGCATTTGGCAGCACGACATGGTCAATCCACGGCTGCATTTGTTCTTGTGCGTGACAAACGCgttaaaaattcaattgttaACAATGAAAATTTTACACCATATGATGTTGCGAAACAACAATCTAAAATGGCTGTAGACCAATATGACAAAACAGATGAAATG CTTGCTAAGGAACGAGAGCAGTTTGATTCAAAGAACAGTATTCCTGCGGACGAGATCCAG ATCGAAGTTAATTCAGAAGATGTGAAGGATGGAAAGAAGAATTCTACAACAGAAAAGTCGACCGCTTCGACTGGTTCTCAAGGAAAG GACAAAGCAGTTGGTTCAAAGCACTACAAGCTGCTTGATTATTATGGAACG ATGACAACATTATCTATCTTATACTTCCATGCCCGCCCTAAGAAATCCCTATATGAGCGTTTCACTAGTACTCAAGGCAAGCCGCCAAGGAAACAGGAAACAAAGAGCAGGATAGAGAATCTTCTTGTTGTAGCGGTGCTTGTTGCTGGTGTAACCTTTGCGGGTGCTATACAGATGCCACAATTAAGGGATAAAAATAACTCGAGTGAGCATCTTCAAGAATTTAACAGCACTGCTACTGCCTCCCATAACAGCACTGCCTTTGACAGTCCTACTGGTTCATCTCTTTTGGATGGTTATTTATGTCTTGATGTGTGGGCTTTAAATACCTCTGTGGTGGCAGCTATAATCCTTCTCTGGACAAACTTGAATGATGTCAAGTTTGCACCATTTGCACTTTGGTTTTCATCCTTAATGGTGGGTGGGTCTATTTACATGATGTGCTTGTCATTCTTTTTTGCCGTGAGCATAGCAGTAGGTGGATCCAATTATGGGGTGTTCGCGATCATCATTATAGTGGTGGGGATCGTGTTTTTCGTTGCTCAAACATTGCTTTATATTCAATGGATTCTTCCACCATCCGTCAACCAAATTATTGAAGGAAAGCTCTCGCATTATGTCTACTACATCTCGTTTTTCATGCTTGTCTACAATTGGAGGTGCCTGATTTATAGTGTTCCTCGTCTTCATAAACTTCGTGATCTCTGGACAAACTTTCCCAAGTAA
- the LOC7497373 gene encoding uncharacterized protein LOC7497373 isoform X2 yields the protein MDTLLIKIDDEPHEPNEMMDPSLYEFIKLDSVVPFKSCVRKRSAKELQTPAGNSLLHVAVSYGSDNITSYLAETFPSLITIQNSQKDTILHLAAREGKASHTIKSLAESNPSLMRKTNTKGNTPLHDAVIKGNKELAIFLVSKDPEVAYYNNKNGRSPLYLAVENGNKKEILDYLLKTEASFPIESEDGDALPKGKSPVHAAIEQRNRDILEKIEKAKPELLCLTDKELGNSLHYASSRGFLEGVQFLLQKFLNGAYKRNHEGNYPIHLACKNDSVDVVKEFLKITPYPKEFLNKKGQNILHVAAENGQGNVVRYILEQYQKIVEPLLNEMDEDGNTPLHLAARHGQSTAAFVLVRDKRVKNSIVNNENFTPYDVAKQQSKMAVDQYDKTDEMLAKEREQFDSKNSIPADEIQIEVNSEDVKDGKKNSTTEKSTASTGSQGKDKAVGSKHYKLLDYYGTMTTLSILYFHARPKKSLYERFTSTQGKPPRKQETKSRIENLLVVAVLVAGVTFAGAIQMPQLRDKNNSSEHLQEFNSTATASHNSTAFDSPTGSSLLDGYLCLDVWALNTSVVAAIILLWTNLNDVKFAPFALWFSSLMVGGSIYMMCLSFFFAVSIAVGGSNYGVFAIIIIVVGIVFFVAQTLLYIQWILPPSVNQIIEGKLSHYVYYISFFMLVYNWRCLIYSVPRLHKLRDLWTNFPK from the exons ATGGATACTCTACTCATAAAAATAGACGATGAGCCTCATGAGCCAAATGAAATGATGGATCCTTCATTATATGAATTTATAAAGCTTGACAGCGTTGTTCCATTTAAGAGCTGTGTTCGAAAACGTTCAGCAAAGGAGCTACAGACTCCCGCTGGGAATTCACTACTTCATGTAGCTGTAAGCTATGGAAGTGACAATATTACATCTTATCTGGCTGAAACGTTTCCTTCTCTAATCACCATCCAAAACAGCCAGAAGGACACAATCCTTCATCTTGCTGCCAGAGAAGGAAAGGCCAGTCATACAATTAAATCTCTTGCGGAATCGAATCCGAGCTTGATGAGGAAGACAAATACAAAGGGAAACACTCCTTTGCATGATGCAGTGATCAAGGGCAACAAAGAACTTGCCATTTTCCTAGTTTCCAAAGATCCAGAAGTGGCTTATTACAACAACAAGAATGGCAGGTCTCCTTTATATCTGGCAGTCGAGAACGGCAATAAGAAAGAGATACTTGATTATCTCTTGAAAACGGAAGCTTCGTTCCCTATAGAAAGTGAAGATGGTGATGCCCTACCAAAAGGAAAGTCACCAGTTCATGCTGCCATCGAGCAACGTAACAGAG atattttggagaaaattgaaaaagcaAAGCCTGAGCTATTATGTCTCACTGACAAAGAGTTGGGAAATTCACTGCATTATGCATCATCCAGAGGTTTTCTGGAAGGAGTTCAATTCCTTTTACAAAAGTTTCTCAATGGTGCTTATAAAAGAAACCATGAAGGCAACTATCCTATCCATCTAGCATGCAAAAATGACTCTGTTGATGTAGTCAAGGAATTTCTGAAGATTAC ccCATATCCTAAAGAATTCCTCAATAAAAAAGGGCAGAATATTCTTCATGTAGCGGCTGAAAATGGACAGGGCAATGTGGTAAGGTACATACTCGAACAGTATCAGAAGATCGTAGAACCACTGCTAAATGAGATGGATGAGGATGGGAATACACCTTTGCATTTGGCAGCACGACATGGTCAATCCACGGCTGCATTTGTTCTTGTGCGTGACAAACGCgttaaaaattcaattgttaACAATGAAAATTTTACACCATATGATGTTGCGAAACAACAATCTAAAATGGCTGTAGACCAATATGACAAAACAGATGAAATG CTTGCTAAGGAACGAGAGCAGTTTGATTCAAAGAACAGTATTCCTGCGGACGAGATCCAG ATCGAAGTTAATTCAGAAGATGTGAAGGATGGAAAGAAGAATTCTACAACAGAAAAGTCGACCGCTTCGACTGGTTCTCAAGGAAAG GACAAAGCAGTTGGTTCAAAGCACTACAAGCTGCTTGATTATTATGGAACG ATGACAACATTATCTATCTTATACTTCCATGCCCGCCCTAAGAAATCCCTATATGAGCGTTTCACTAGTACTCAAGGCAAGCCGCCAAGGAAACAGGAAACAAAGAGCAGGATAGAGAATCTTCTTGTTGTAGCGGTGCTTGTTGCTGGTGTAACCTTTGCGGGTGCTATACAGATGCCACAATTAAGGGATAAAAATAACTCGAGTGAGCATCTTCAAGAATTTAACAGCACTGCTACTGCCTCCCATAACAGCACTGCCTTTGACAGTCCTACTGGTTCATCTCTTTTGGATGGTTATTTATGTCTTGATGTGTGGGCTTTAAATACCTCTGTGGTGGCAGCTATAATCCTTCTCTGGACAAACTTGAATGATGTCAAGTTTGCACCATTTGCACTTTGGTTTTCATCCTTAATGGTGGGTGGGTCTATTTACATGATGTGCTTGTCATTCTTTTTTGCCGTGAGCATAGCAGTAGGTGGATCCAATTATGGGGTGTTCGCGATCATCATTATAGTGGTGGGGATCGTGTTTTTCGTTGCTCAAACATTGCTTTATATTCAATGGATTCTTCCACCATCCGTCAACCAAATTATTGAAGGAAAGCTCTCGCATTATGTCTACTACATCTCGTTTTTCATGCTTGTCTACAATTGGAGGTGCCTGATTTATAGTGTTCCTCGTCTTCATAAACTTCGTGATCTCTGGACAAACTTTCCCAAGTAA